The Hordeum vulgare subsp. vulgare chromosome 4H, MorexV3_pseudomolecules_assembly, whole genome shotgun sequence genomic interval GGCCGACGGAACGAAAATAAAAGCGGTTGGGCGGTTTGTGCGCAGTCACCATTTTTACGTCTTTTGAAGGTGAAGATGCAAATTTGCATATCCAGGTGTTGTACTTAACATCTTCTGGAGAGGTGAAGATATAAATTATTCTGCAGCTTTTGATTTTCGAAAAAGTATAAGCAGTTAGTTTTGCATGAAAGCATGACAGATATAATAGTCACGAAATCTCCGAGTAATAACCTAGCATAATATTAGGccatgtttggaaccataatagattatgataatctggattatgaagatagattatataatctggtttataataaTCTAGGTGACCATGTTTAAAggacagattatataaactgtaatctaggttttacattgcataatgacttgtctgtcctctgttttttttaaaagaggagggtggtggtggtaggaatgtaattatcttcaactttacaagggtaataattagctggtatagagtagattatgagtttttaataatctatgcatctagtttttataatctacaccataagttgtcctgtttggagataaaatagattataaaagctgaattatataatctggatgGTTACAAACAGGGCCTTAATATGATCGATAATTATCTCATCCACAATGGAAAGCATGACAGATAGTATAAAAGTCCCGAAATCTAAGTAATAACCTAGCATAATATGAGCGATGATGATATCGTATGAAGATCTCTAATTGAACTAAGCGGTCCTGCTGTCCTTGGATGCGTTGACGGCGGCCTGTCCCCTGAGCCTGCCGGTCCTCCGAGCCCCGATCTGTCCAACCTTCTGCCCGGGAGGCGCGTCGCGGCGGACCGTGGACGCGTGTCCGATGTGCTGGTGGTTGCCTCCACCGTGCGGGTGGTCGACGGGGTTCATGGCGACGCCGCGCACCCTGGGCCAGCTGTTCCTCTTCACCCTGAACTTGTGGAAGGCCCTGCCCGCCTTGAGCAGCGGCTTCTCCGTCCTCCCGCCGCCGGCCACCTGCCCCACCATCGCCCTGCACCCGCTCTGCACCACCTTCTTCGCCCCCGATGGCAGCTTGATCCTGCACGCACGTAAAACAAATCAGATCATCCATCCAtgatccatgcatgcatgcatgcgagaTCAATCTTCAAGTTTCAAGTAAACTTGCCTGGTGGTGCCGCTGTCGGCGTTGtggctgatgacgatggcgtagTCGCCCGAGGCGCGGGCGAGGGCGCCGCGGTCGCCGACGTGCTGCTCGACGTTGCAGACGACGGCGCCCTCGGGGAGGGACGCGAGCGGGAGCACGTTGCCGATGGCGACGACGGCGCGGCGGCCGCAGTAGACGGACTGACCCGTGTACATGCCCTCGGCGGCGACGAAGAGCTCCTTGCGGTGCTTGTAGCGGATGGGGTCGCGGAAGTCGACGCGGGCCAGCGGCGCGCCGCGGCCGGGGTCGTGCACGATGTCCGTCACCACGCCCTTGAGGTACCCGTTCCGCTCGCCGTAGTCCAGCGCCCGGAACCGCGCCGGGCCCTTGCGGTGGTGCGTGTGCGACTTGAACACCGAGCCCGCGCCCTTGCGCTGCGCCCTGATCACGCggcccatcttcttcttcttcttcctctccggcggcgGCAGCGAGGGTTTTGTGTTCGTACGTGAGACGTGAAGGCGTAGGCGCGAGACGGCCGTGTGCATATATAGGCTTCGGTGGAGTACGGCCTACGGAAAACATGGTCGACGGCTGCGATTGTCCATCGCACGGGTGGGGTTTGGCCGTGCGCCGTCCGATTCCTGCCTTTTTTCCGTCCAACAACGCCtgcctttttttccttcttttttgagAACCAGGATTTCTGATGCGTGGTGAACAATGTCTAGAttctgatcttgttgttgcatgaGTATGTTTCATGACAACATTCATTAAGCACGGCAAGATTATGGAAGTTCACATTGAAATTATGATACTAAACATGAAGTACTAAACGTAGAGTGGTAAACAACTTTGATTACataatcattttcttcaaatcttcaTCATCTTTGGACCATACGAACGTGATCAACATACGTAGCATGACATCCCTTACAACCCGTCCCTGCTACGGGGTCCGAGTCTTGCATCGAGTCTCACATGTAAGACCGTGAAAAGTCACGTAGTTTATGACTctttgaatcaacatttttggcGTGGCTATCCACTTCACCACTGACGACTCCAAAATCATTAGTTTCCTTGTCGATATCCACTTCAACTGGGTCGACATTGACTTTGTACTGGCCAAACTTGATGCTCTCGTCATTCATGTTGTCGCCTCTCATCACTCGTTTTGCTACCCTTGCCATTCACGTTGTCCTTGTGATCGCCTTGATCTTTGGCTCGTGTGGCAATGCTAGGAGTCAAAAAAAGTGATGTCAAAGTTATATGCATGCATGTGGACATGTAGACAAACTATGGTAAAACACATATGTGGAGCTAACCAAATTTTTGTGATGTTTCTTGACATTCCGTACATCATTTAGCTTCACCACTGGTTTCCTCGGTAGCGTTCACCCTCCCCACTATGGTCAAGAAGCATGCATCAAGCATTGCTTGTCCTGCCATGGCAAGTGTTACACCCGACGCTATGGACACCACGACATCCTTGACGGTGGTGATTCACGCCTTAACAGAAGACACAAATCAGACAACTACcactgataatccccaagtgcatggAGTATTGTAGCACTTTACAGAACGGAGGTGGTAagtatagtgtcgaacccaaaatGAGCCAAAGATAGGATTTGTATTTTCTCGGTGTTATTTGTTAGATAGTACCCTACGTACAACAAACAGTGTTTTGCCTAAAATTTCTAGCGAAGACATATAGTCTGCAAGGTTTTAGAGAAAGCGAGAAAGGGAATGTGGAGTAGCGGTGATAGGAGGTGTGTAATTTTTCCTAGGAAGTTGACTATGATACTACAAAGATAATTATCATTACAATTTTTATATGTAGGAGAGGCTTATGCTAGCATACTatttttacttgaaactatacaTGCTTATGGTTGAAaccctagcaagcatctgcaactactaaaaaGTTATTACGATAAAACTCAACCATAGAATTAAgataacaaccccccccccccggtcatcCATATGTATCAATTCCTACACTCGGTCATGGTAATATATGTCACTCTGACCGGTttatgcatagttttctcaacaCAAAACTATGCATAAAGTATGATCCACATACGTGTGCGCTCATATGATGAGTACcatggtgcaaaaacaaaaaaacctGCAACTTAAACCAATCAAGGTCACCAATTAATCATAGGACATAAGGGATCCACTCAAGCATATAGAAGATGCAAGAACTCATTGGATAATAATTTATAACATAAAACATCATGTTTAAGAGAGGtattgcagagggttgtaggagagTTAACCGTTGAATATAGAGggaggaaggtgatggagatgttgatgaagatagtgGAGTTGATGGAGACGATGGCGCTAATGATGGTTCTCGAGACGGTACTCTCACGTCACCAAAAGATAGggggagatgttggggaacgtcgtatgggaaacaaaaaatttcctacgcgcacgaagacctatcatggtgatgtccatctacgagaggggatggttgatctacgtacccttgtagaccgtatagcagaagcgttagtgaacgcggttcacgtccctcgatccgccccgcgaaccgtcccgcgatcagtcccacgatctagtgccgaacggacggcacctccgcgttcagcacacgtacagctcgacgatgatctcggccttcttgatccagcaagagagacgaagaggtagaagagttctccggcagcgtgacggcgctccggaggttggtgatgatcttgtctcggcagggctccgcccgagctccgcagaaacgcgatctagaggtaaaaccgtggagatatgtggtcgggctgccgtggcaaagttgtctcaaatcagccctaaaacctccgtatatatagggggaggagggggagccttgccttggggtccaaggactcccaagggggtcggccgagcaaagggaggcaaccctccccttccaaaccgagtccaactaggtttggaaggaggagtccttcccccttttcccacctcctctttttttctctttgatttttcttcctatggcgcatagggctttcttgggctgtcccaccagcccaataagggctggtgcgccacccccaaggcctatgggcttccccggggtgggttgccccccccctccggtgaacacccggaacccattcgtcattcccggtacattcccggtaacttcgaaaaccttccggtaatcaaatgaggtcatcctatatatcaatcttcgtttccggacctttccggaaaccctcgtgatgttcgtgatctcatccgggactccgaacaacattcgtaaccaaccatataactcaaatacgcataaaacaacgtcgaaccttaagtgtgcagaccctgcgggttcgagaactatgtagacatgacccgagagactcctcggtcaatataacatatagcgggacctggatgcccatattggatcctacatattctacgaagatcttatcgtttgaacctcagtgccaaggattcatataatcccgtatgtcattccctttgtccttcggtatgttacttgcccgagattcgatcgtcagtatccgtatacctatttcaatctcgtttaccggcaagtctctttactcgttccgtaatacaagatcccacaacttacactaagtcacattgcttgcaaggcttgtgtgtgatgttgtattaccgagtgggccccgagatacctctccgtcacacggagtgacaaatcccagtctcgatccatactaactcaacgaacaccttcggagatacctgtagagcatctttatagtcacccagttacgttgcgatgtttgatacacacaaagtattcctctggtgtcagtgagttatatgatctcatggtcataggaacaaatacttgacacgcagaaaacagtagcaacaaaatgacacgatcaacatgctacgtctattagtttgggtctagtccatcacgtgattctcctaatgacgtgatctagttatcaagcaacaacaccttgttcataatcagaagacactggccatctttgatcaactggctagccaactagaggcttgctagggacagtgttttgtctatgtatccacacatgtatataagtcttcattcaatacaattatagcatggataataaacaattataatgatacaggaattataataataactatatttattattgcctctagggcataattccaacagtctcccacttgcactagagtcaataatctagccctcacatcgtcatgcgaattacattgtaataaatctaacacccatacagttctggtgttgatcatgctttgcccgtggaagaagtttagtcagcgggtctgctacattcagatccgtgtgcactttgcatatattcacgtcctccccttcgacgtagtcgcggatgaggttgaagcgtcgtttgatgtgtctagacttcttgtgaaaccgtggttcctttgctagggcaatggcacccatgttgtcacagaacaaggttattggattcactgcgcttggcaccactccaagatccgtcatgaactgcttcatccagacaccctccttagccgcctccgaggcagccatgtactccgcttcacatgtagaatctgctacgacgctctgcttggaactgcaccagcttaccgcacccccattaagaataaatacgtatccagtttgtgacttagagtcgtccggatctgtgtcaaagcttgcatcgacgtaaccttttacgacgagctcttcgtcacctccatacacgagaaacatctccttagtccttttcaggtacttcaggatattcttgaccgccgtccagtgatccactcctggattactctggaacctacctgccatacttatggccacgctaacgttcggtctagtgcacaacattgcatacatgatagaacctatggctaaagcataggggacagtgctcatatgctctctatcctcatcagttgctgggcactgagtcttactcaatctcgtaccttgtaaaactagcaagaaccctttcttggactgttccattttgaacctcttcaaaactttatcaaggtatgtgctttgtgaaagtcctatcaggcgttttgatctatccctatagatcttaatgcctagaatgtaagcagcttccgctaggtccttcatagagaaactcttattcaagtaatcctttatgctctctaaaaactccacgttgtttccaatcagcaatatgtcatccacatataatattagaaatgccacagagctcccactcactttcttataaatacaagattctccaaccacttgtataaacccaaatgctttgatcacctcatcaaagcgtttgttccaactccgagatgcttgcaccagtccataaatggatcgctggagcttgcacaccttgttagcattcttaggatcgacaaaaccttcgggttggatcatatacaactcttccttaaggaaaccgttaaggaacgccgttttgacatccatctgccagatttcataatcgaaaaatgcagctattgctaacatgattctgacggacttaagcatcgctatgggtgagaatgtctcatcgtagtcaactcctggaacttgtgaaaaaccctttgccacaagtcgagctttataaacggtcacattgccgtcagcgtccgtcttcctcttaaagatccatttgttctgaatagccttgcggccctcgggtagtacctccaaagtccacactttgttctcatacatggatcctatctcggacttcatggcttctagccatttgttggaatttgggcccaccattgcttcttcataatttgcaggttcattgttgtctaacaacatgattgataagacgggattaccgtaccactctggagcagcacgtggtctcgtcgacctgcgtggttcgacagaaacttgaaccggagtttcatgatcatcatcattaacttcctcctcaaccggcgtcgcaacgacagaggtttccccttgccctgcgccaccatctagagggatgagaggttcgacaacctcgtcaagttctatcttcctcccactcaattctcttgagagaaactccttctcgagaaaagctccgtttttaggaacaaacactttgccttcggatttgagatagaaggtgtacccaaccgtctcttttgggtaacctatgaagacgcacttttccgctttgggttccagcttttcaggctgaagctttttgacataagcatcacatccccaaactttaagaaacgacaactttggccttttgccttaccacagttcgtatggtgtcgtctcaacggattttgatggtgccctatttaaagtgaatgcagctgtttcaaatgcataaccccaaaacgataacggcaaataggtaagagacatcatagatcgcaccatctctaatagagtacgattacgacgttcggacacaccattacgctgtggtgttctaggcggtgttaactgtgaaacaattccacattgtcttaagtgagtaccaaactcgaaactcagatattcacccccacgatcagaccgtaagaacttgatcttcttgttacgaggattttccacttcactctgaaattgcttgaacttttcaaatgtttcagacttgtgcttcatcaagtagacataaccatatctactcaaatcgtcagtgaaggtgagaaaataacgatatccgccgcgtgcctccacgctcatcggaccacacacatcggtatgtatgatttccaacaagtcacttgcacacttcattgttccggagaacggagtcttagtcatcttgcccatgaggcatggttcgcacgtgtcaagtgaatcaaagtcaagtgactccaaaagtccatcaacatggagtttcttcatgcgctttacaccaatatgacctaagcggcagtgccacaaaaatatggtgctatcattgttaactctaactcttttggtctcaatgttatgtatatgcgtatcgctatcaagattcaatatgaacaatcctctcacattaggtgcatgaccataaaagatgttactcatagaaatagaacaaccattattctctgacttaaaagagtaaccgtctcgcaataaacaagatccagatataatgttcatgctcaacgcaggcactaaataacaatgatttaagttcatcactaatcctgatggtaactgaagtgaaactgtgccgacggcgattgcatcaactttggaaccatttcctacgcgcatcgtcacttcatccttcgccagccttcgtctattctgcagttcctgtttcgagttgcaaatatgagcaacagaaccggtatcgaatacccaggcactactacgagagccggttaagtacacatcaataacatgtatatcaaatatacctgatttttctttggccgccttcttatctgccagatacttggggcaattgcgcttcgagtgacccatacccttgcaatagtaacactccgtttcaggcttaggtccagatttgggtttcttcgtcggattggcaacaggcttgccgctcttctttgaattacccttcttgcctttgccgtttctcttgaaactagtggtcttattcaccatcaacacttgatgctctttacggagttcagactctgcgactttcagcatcgcaaacaactcgccgggagacttgttcatcccttgcatgttgtagttcaacacaaagcctttatagcttggcggcagtgattgaaggattctgtcagtgatagcctcttgcgggagttcaatacccagctcagctagacggtttgagtacccagacattttgagcacatgttcactgacagacgagttctcctccatcttgcaagcatagaatttatcggaggtctcatacctctcgatccgggcgttcttctgaaagataaacttcaactcctggaacatctcaaatgctccatgacgctcaaagcgacgttgaagtcccggttctaagccatacaagactgcacattgaactatccttgtagatcttaatgcctagaatgtaagcagcttctcctaggtccttcatagagaaacttttattcaagtaatcctttatgctctccaaaaactctacgttgtttccagtcagcaatatgtcatccacatctaatattagaaacgccacagagctcccactcactttcttgtaaatacaagattctccaaccacttgtataaacccaaatgctttgattacctcatcaaagcgtttgtttcaactccgagatgcttgcaccagtccataaatggatcgctggagcttgcacaccttgttagcattcttaggatcgacaaaaccttcgggttgcatcatatacatctcttccttaaggaaaccgttaaggaacaccgttttgacatccatctgccagatttcataatcgaaaaatgcagctattgctaacatgattctgacg includes:
- the LOC123447113 gene encoding 60S ribosomal protein L8-1-like, with translation MGRVIRAQRKGAGSVFKSHTHHRKGPARFRALDYGERNGYLKGVVTDIVHDPGRGAPLARVDFRDPIRYKHRKELFVAAEGMYTGQSVYCGRRAVVAIGNVLPLASLPEGAVVCNVEQHVGDRGALARASGDYAIVISHNADSGTTRIKLPSGAKKVVQSGCRAMVGQVAGGGRTEKPLLKAGRAFHKFRVKRNSWPRVRGVAMNPVDHPHGGGNHQHIGHASTVRRDAPPGQKVGQIGARRTGRLRGQAAVNASKDSRTA